A genome region from Etheostoma cragini isolate CJK2018 chromosome 4, CSU_Ecrag_1.0, whole genome shotgun sequence includes the following:
- the LOC117943654 gene encoding rano class II histocompatibility antigen, B alpha chain-like: MSLTAITLIVFTGAISAPAAKSIHDFHYIYGCYEHGEVRVDVVVDDDVAAYADFTKDEVVIAIPHLPQSVPDLKKRAYSLAKASIAHCHSVLGKARKADPGVPIRQDAPDISMYTRYEGEDGVVNTLFCLANHFYPPSVNFTWTKNGVEVTEGVSDLRYRHNSDGTFHRISSLSFTPREGDVHSCRVEHRALHRPLARTWELTERRSRVSPAAAFFGGSLVLCLMGVAAGVFFFIKKPN, from the exons ATGAGTCTGACTGCGATCACACTGATCGTGTTCACTGGAGCTATTTCTGCTCCCGCAGCAA AATCCATCCATGACTTCCACTACATCTACGGGTGCTATGAACACGGCGAGGTACGGGTGGACGTCGTCGTTGACGATGACGTGGCCGCGTATGCTGACTTCACCAAGGATGAAGTGGTGATTGCCATACCTCACCTGCCCCAGTCTGTTCCAGATTTAAAGAAAAGGGCTTATTCGTTAGCCAAAGCTAGCATTGCTCACTGTCACAGTGTTTTGGGTAAAGCGAGGAAAGCGGATCCTGGTGTTCCCATTCGCCAAG ACGCTCCGGACATCTCCATGTACACCCGGTACGAGGGGGAGGACGGCGTGGTGAACACCCTCTTCTGTTTGGCCAATCACTTCTACCCCCCCTCCGTCAACTTCACATGGACAAAGAATGGGGTGGAGGTCACGGAAGGGGTTTCCGACCTGCGGTACCGCCACAACAGCGACGGGACGTTCCACAGAATTTCATCACTGAGTTTTACGCCCCGGGAGGGGGACGTTCACTCCTGTCGGGTGGAGCATCGGGCCTTACACCGGCCCCTCGCCAGGACCTGGG AGCTGACGGAGAGGCGGAGCAGAGTGAGTCCTGCAGCTGCCTTCTTCGGAGGGAGTCTAGTCTTGTGCCTGATGGGAGTCGCCGCcggagtcttcttcttcatcaaGAAGCCAAATTAG